The Geobacter sp. AOG2 genome includes a window with the following:
- a CDS encoding pyridoxamine 5'-phosphate oxidase family protein codes for MISEALRRFIEGIPLVYVASADAKGCPHLAAGNHLTVSNESLLVFENWFCPVTLHNIACNSHVAVVLSVPGSTRGYQLLGRVVKPRDDAVLEISGHKVAPSGTTLALTRFMVKVEKIMEFSTGVHFDIPIDPNCSLDLPEGG; via the coding sequence ATGATTTCGGAAGCACTTCGTCGATTTATAGAAGGCATCCCCTTAGTCTATGTCGCTTCAGCGGATGCAAAGGGGTGTCCGCATCTGGCCGCCGGGAACCATTTGACGGTGAGTAACGAGTCGCTGCTGGTGTTTGAAAATTGGTTCTGTCCGGTAACCTTGCACAATATTGCCTGCAATTCTCATGTTGCCGTCGTTTTGTCAGTACCCGGTTCGACGAGAGGCTACCAGTTGCTCGGCAGGGTCGTCAAGCCCCGTGACGACGCGGTTCTCGAGATTTCTGGTCACAAGGTTGCGCCGTCAGGAACTACGTTGGCATTGACCAGGTTCATGGTCAAGGTCGAAAAGATCATGGAGTTCTCAACGGGCGTCCATTTCGATATTCCCATTGATCCCAACTGTTCGCTTGACCTGCCGGAAGGTGGGTGA
- the hpnA gene encoding hopanoid-associated sugar epimerase translates to MKTFITGATGFIGASIVRELLKDGREVRALVRAGSDNSNLAGLDIEIWKGDLQDHDSLRQGLKGCDVLYHAAADYRLWTRNPQQMYRINVEGTQAILGAALENGLSRVVYTSSVGTLGNPGNGTPGTEDTPVTLADMVGHYKKSKFLAEREAERSIRRGLNLVIVNPSTPIGPLDIKPTPTGKIIVDFLNRKMPAYLDTGLNIIAVEDCARGHILAEQKGRVGEKYILGNTNLTLREIFGLLEEITGLAAPRVRLPYTPILLAAYVNEGIARITGKEPLIPLAGVQMAAKFMFFDSTKAVRELGLPQTSVKDALQRAVEWFRYNGYARNP, encoded by the coding sequence ATGAAAACATTTATCACCGGCGCGACCGGTTTCATCGGCGCAAGCATTGTCAGGGAGTTGCTGAAGGACGGCCGTGAGGTGCGCGCCCTCGTGAGGGCCGGGTCGGACAATTCAAACCTGGCGGGTCTCGACATCGAGATCTGGAAGGGCGATCTGCAGGACCACGACAGTCTGCGCCAGGGGCTGAAAGGCTGTGACGTGCTCTATCACGCTGCCGCCGATTATCGTCTCTGGACCCGTAACCCTCAGCAGATGTACCGCATCAACGTCGAAGGGACTCAAGCTATCCTGGGGGCGGCCTTGGAAAATGGCCTCTCAAGGGTAGTCTACACCAGCAGCGTGGGTACCCTTGGCAATCCTGGCAATGGTACGCCGGGTACCGAAGATACTCCGGTGACCCTGGCCGACATGGTGGGACATTACAAAAAGAGCAAATTCCTGGCGGAACGGGAGGCCGAAAGGTCTATCAGGCGCGGACTTAATCTGGTAATCGTCAACCCATCAACGCCGATCGGACCGCTCGATATCAAACCGACCCCTACCGGCAAGATCATTGTCGATTTTCTCAACCGTAAAATGCCGGCTTACCTGGATACGGGGCTCAACATCATCGCCGTTGAGGATTGCGCCCGAGGCCATATTCTGGCGGAGCAGAAGGGCCGCGTGGGTGAGAAGTATATCCTTGGCAACACCAACCTGACCCTGCGGGAGATTTTTGGGCTGCTGGAGGAAATTACCGGCCTGGCGGCGCCACGGGTGCGGTTACCCTACACGCCGATCCTGCTGGCGGCCTATGTCAATGAGGGTATTGCCCGTATTACCGGCAAAGAGCCGCTGATCCCCTTGGCAGGGGTGCAGATGGCAGCAAAATTCATGTTTTTTGACTCGACCAAGGCGGTCCGTGAACTGGGCTTGCCCCAAACGTCGGTGAAAGACGCTCTGCAACGCGCCGTAGAGTGGTTCAGGTACAACGGGTACGCGCGCAATCCGTAA
- the dxs gene encoding 1-deoxy-D-xylulose-5-phosphate synthase encodes MYTYLDQIDSPADLKKLKPEQLPALAEEVRSFLLETVSTTGGHLGSNLGAVELTIALHYCFDSPRDKIIWDVGHQAYTHKILTGRRERFPTQRQYKGLSGFPKRCESEHDAFGVGHSSTSISAGLGMAVGSELEGTRNHAIAVIGDGSLTGGMAFEALNQAGHLKKNLIVILNDNEMSISKNVGAFSSFISRKMTGRYFRDLKKEMQGLLRNIPAIGTDILHFAKRAENSLKGFLTPGSLFEALGFDYLGPLDGHDLAQLVEVFNNINQLDGPLLVHVMTTKGKGYRPAEETPDKYHGVGAFDVATGKGAPKAGSKSYTDVFGETMVQLAEQDPKIVAITAAMPDGTGLNRFAERFPKRFFDVGIAEQHGMTFAAGLAADGFRPVTAIYSTFVQRAYDQVFHDICLQNLPVTIAMDRAGLVGDDGPTHHGVFDLSYLRHLPGMTLMAPKDENELRHMLKTALYSGVPMALRYPRGAGFGVEMDSELKSLEIGKGEQLVEGSDVCIVAIGSTVYPALQAAEALKERGISAGVVNARFVKPLDADLILTAAGKTGRIVTVEENALQGGFGSAVLELLIDNGRHDVKIKRLGIPDHYVEHGSQAQLRRDLGIDAEGVVAAVEDFVRS; translated from the coding sequence ATGTACACATATCTCGACCAGATAGACTCTCCGGCTGATCTGAAAAAGCTCAAGCCCGAGCAATTACCGGCCCTGGCGGAAGAGGTGCGGAGCTTCCTGCTGGAGACGGTCTCGACCACGGGCGGCCACCTGGGCTCGAATCTGGGTGCGGTGGAGTTGACCATTGCCCTGCATTACTGTTTCGACTCGCCCCGGGACAAGATCATCTGGGATGTGGGGCATCAGGCCTATACTCACAAAATCCTCACCGGGCGGCGTGAGCGTTTTCCCACTCAACGCCAATACAAAGGGCTTTCCGGGTTTCCCAAACGTTGCGAGTCCGAGCATGACGCCTTTGGCGTGGGGCACTCGTCCACTTCCATTTCGGCCGGCCTCGGCATGGCGGTGGGTAGTGAACTGGAGGGGACCAGGAACCACGCCATCGCCGTTATCGGGGATGGCTCCCTGACCGGCGGTATGGCATTCGAAGCACTCAACCAAGCCGGGCATCTCAAGAAAAACCTGATTGTCATTCTGAACGACAACGAAATGTCGATCTCCAAGAATGTGGGTGCCTTTTCGTCGTTCATCTCCCGCAAGATGACCGGCCGCTACTTCCGCGACCTGAAGAAGGAGATGCAGGGGCTTCTGCGTAATATCCCGGCCATCGGTACGGATATTCTTCACTTTGCCAAACGGGCGGAAAACTCGCTGAAAGGCTTTCTTACTCCAGGATCGCTTTTCGAAGCCCTGGGGTTCGATTATCTGGGGCCGCTGGATGGCCACGATCTGGCGCAACTGGTAGAGGTCTTCAACAATATCAACCAACTGGACGGCCCGCTTCTGGTGCATGTCATGACCACCAAGGGAAAGGGATACAGGCCGGCTGAGGAGACACCCGACAAGTACCACGGAGTTGGAGCGTTCGATGTTGCCACCGGCAAGGGCGCACCCAAGGCGGGCAGCAAGTCGTACACCGACGTATTTGGCGAAACCATGGTGCAGTTGGCCGAACAGGACCCCAAGATTGTGGCCATCACGGCGGCCATGCCGGATGGAACCGGCCTCAACCGTTTTGCCGAGCGTTTCCCGAAGCGATTCTTCGATGTGGGCATCGCCGAACAGCACGGCATGACCTTTGCCGCCGGCCTTGCCGCCGACGGTTTCCGGCCGGTGACCGCCATCTATTCCACCTTTGTGCAACGTGCCTACGATCAGGTTTTTCATGACATCTGCCTGCAAAATCTGCCGGTGACCATCGCCATGGACCGGGCTGGACTGGTTGGCGACGATGGCCCGACCCATCACGGCGTCTTTGACCTCTCCTATCTGCGTCATTTGCCCGGCATGACGCTGATGGCCCCCAAAGACGAGAACGAGTTGCGTCATATGCTCAAGACTGCTCTTTACTCCGGCGTGCCTATGGCCCTTCGCTATCCGCGTGGAGCAGGCTTTGGCGTAGAGATGGATAGCGAGCTGAAATCCCTGGAAATCGGCAAGGGAGAACAGCTCGTCGAGGGGAGCGATGTGTGCATTGTCGCCATCGGCTCAACGGTCTATCCGGCCCTACAGGCCGCCGAGGCCTTGAAGGAGCGGGGCATCTCGGCCGGTGTAGTCAATGCCCGATTCGTCAAACCGCTGGATGCCGATCTGATTCTGACCGCCGCCGGGAAGACCGGCCGTATCGTCACCGTTGAGGAAAATGCCCTGCAAGGAGGCTTCGGCAGCGCCGTGTTGGAACTGCTCATCGATAACGGCCGCCACGATGTGAAGATCAAGCGTCTTGGCATCCCGGACCATTATGTAGAACATGGCAGCCAAGCCCAACTGCGCAGGGATCTGGGTATCGACGCCGAAGGTGTCGTGGCCGCTGTTGAAGATTTTGTGAGATCGTAA
- the hpnH gene encoding adenosyl-hopene transferase HpnH codes for MRFPMRLNYDLTKYIVSNKLNKVEKYPLVLMLEPTHLCNLACSGCGRIREYADTIQEMMSLEDCLKSVDECPAPVVTITGGEPFLYPPVYDLIRGVLDRGKHIYLCTNGVLLEKALDNMKPHPNFTLNVHMDGLEETHDRILERKGAFKMAMEGIKKAKRLGFRVCTNTTIFKETNLLEIEMLFTHLEEIGVDGLLVAPGFGYEAVGEKLFLERRDIEKKFAEVYEMSKKHRFFSTPMYLRFLKGEKKLECTPWGNPTRNPQGWKAPCYLITDAHYPTFKEMMDKTDWNKYGVGKDPRCAQCMMHCGFEPTVVGEIGKSFKDIVEMMIWNLT; via the coding sequence ATGCGTTTTCCGATGCGCCTCAACTACGACCTAACGAAGTACATTGTCAGTAACAAACTCAACAAGGTAGAAAAATACCCCCTTGTCCTCATGCTCGAACCGACCCATCTTTGCAACCTGGCCTGTTCCGGCTGCGGCCGTATCCGGGAATACGCCGATACCATCCAGGAGATGATGAGTCTGGAGGACTGCCTGAAATCAGTGGACGAATGTCCCGCGCCCGTCGTCACCATCACCGGCGGCGAGCCGTTTCTCTACCCCCCTGTTTACGATCTGATCCGTGGCGTGCTCGACCGGGGTAAGCATATCTATCTCTGCACCAATGGCGTACTTTTGGAAAAGGCGCTGGACAACATGAAGCCCCATCCCAATTTCACCCTTAACGTCCACATGGACGGCCTGGAGGAAACGCACGACCGCATTCTGGAGCGCAAAGGCGCTTTCAAGATGGCTATGGAAGGGATCAAGAAAGCCAAGAGACTGGGGTTTCGCGTCTGCACCAACACGACCATCTTCAAGGAAACCAACTTGCTGGAAATCGAAATGCTCTTTACCCATCTGGAGGAGATCGGGGTGGACGGTCTGCTGGTGGCCCCCGGTTTCGGTTACGAGGCAGTGGGGGAAAAGCTGTTTCTGGAACGTCGCGACATAGAGAAGAAGTTTGCCGAGGTCTATGAGATGAGCAAGAAGCATCGCTTCTTTTCGACCCCCATGTATCTGCGTTTTCTTAAGGGGGAGAAGAAGTTGGAGTGCACCCCCTGGGGCAACCCCACTCGCAATCCGCAAGGCTGGAAGGCTCCCTGTTACTTGATTACCGATGCCCATTACCCAACCTTCAAGGAGATGATGGATAAGACCGATTGGAACAAATACGGTGTGGGCAAGGATCCTCGTTGTGCGCAGTGCATGATGCATTGCGGCTTTGAGCCGACAGTTGTCGGAGAGATCGGCAAGAGCTTTAAGGATATTGTCGAAATGATGATCTGGAATCTGACATAG
- a CDS encoding YraN family protein, which yields MRWFGKDASPGQAEPLPMDNRSIGNLGEDLAVSFLKDKRYHILERNYRCKGGEVDIVARDPRDKSLVFVEVKARRGLSYGVPQLAVTPFKQRQISKAALTWLAQNRQQDVNARFDVIAILIANGGPPEIEHILNAFELAY from the coding sequence ATGAGATGGTTCGGCAAGGACGCCTCTCCCGGTCAAGCCGAACCGCTGCCCATGGACAACAGGAGTATCGGCAACCTGGGGGAGGATTTGGCTGTTTCGTTTCTCAAAGATAAAAGATATCACATCCTGGAACGGAACTACCGCTGCAAGGGAGGCGAGGTGGACATCGTCGCCCGCGACCCGCGTGACAAGAGTTTGGTCTTCGTGGAGGTCAAGGCCCGCCGTGGCCTCTCTTACGGTGTGCCCCAACTGGCAGTCACCCCGTTCAAGCAGCGCCAGATATCCAAGGCGGCCCTGACGTGGCTGGCCCAAAACCGGCAACAGGACGTGAATGCCCGTTTCGACGTGATCGCAATCCTCATAGCAAATGGCGGTCCACCTGAGATCGAGCACATTTTAAATGCGTTTGAATTGGCATACTGA
- a CDS encoding aldehyde ferredoxin oxidoreductase family protein: protein MNGWTGTILRVDLSAGTAQREAIPHKLLEEYLGGRGLGVRLMRDHFRLAPFDPAMPLIFAVGPLCGTPAPTAARLSVISRSPLTGTIYDCSAGGRFAWRLKAAGLDCLAITGRSPEPVVLAIRSNIVEIFPAHHLWGKDIPTTVEALKEHGSVAAIGPAGENGVPFASIMMGEGNSVGRGGLGAVMGSKNLKGVVVDGDGVTAIADPILFDKARQDVMRLFKASPVIFGPLGIAEFGTPVLVDLMAQRRMAPTENFRKTFFEHSANYSGPAIKEACGARKDGCYGCPIQCKKSSKDGGHLPEYETVSHFGALNKVDDLRAIVESNRICNNLGLDTITAAATLAAWGEIRGQFPTAEQIPGLLEDMALRRGDGELLALGSRSLAETMGRPELSMSVKSLELPAYDPRGAYGMALAYCTSNRGGCHLRAYPISHEILRKPVPTDRFSFSGKARIITIAEDTNAAVDSLVACKFSFFGASLEEYAELLTATTGTEYSPQRLKEIGRRICLTERFYNCVNGFSRKNDCLPERFFSEPGTSGDGIHIPPIDRQRFEEELDKYYRIRGLNADGCFDDAGFLEKLP from the coding sequence ATGAACGGCTGGACCGGCACAATACTCAGGGTTGACCTGAGCGCAGGAACCGCGCAACGCGAGGCAATCCCTCACAAATTGTTGGAGGAATACCTCGGCGGCCGTGGTCTGGGGGTGCGCCTGATGCGTGACCATTTTCGGCTTGCGCCTTTTGACCCGGCCATGCCGCTGATCTTTGCCGTCGGCCCGCTGTGCGGAACCCCGGCCCCGACTGCTGCACGCCTCTCGGTGATTTCCCGCTCCCCATTGACTGGCACCATCTACGACTGTTCCGCGGGCGGCAGGTTCGCTTGGCGCCTGAAAGCAGCCGGGCTGGATTGTCTTGCCATTACCGGCAGAAGCCCCGAGCCGGTTGTGCTGGCCATCCGGTCCAATATTGTCGAGATATTCCCGGCCCATCACCTGTGGGGCAAGGACATCCCCACCACGGTGGAGGCACTGAAGGAGCACGGCAGTGTTGCGGCCATCGGGCCGGCCGGCGAAAACGGCGTCCCCTTTGCCAGCATCATGATGGGCGAAGGCAATTCGGTCGGCCGGGGTGGCCTGGGCGCCGTGATGGGGTCCAAAAACCTCAAGGGTGTCGTGGTTGATGGCGACGGCGTGACGGCCATCGCCGACCCCATCCTGTTCGACAAGGCCCGCCAGGACGTGATGCGGCTCTTCAAGGCCTCACCGGTGATCTTCGGCCCCCTGGGCATTGCCGAATTCGGCACCCCGGTGCTGGTGGACCTGATGGCCCAACGCCGCATGGCCCCCACCGAAAACTTCCGCAAAACCTTCTTCGAGCACTCGGCCAACTACTCCGGCCCCGCCATCAAAGAGGCCTGCGGGGCACGCAAAGACGGCTGTTACGGCTGCCCGATCCAGTGCAAAAAATCGTCGAAAGATGGTGGCCATCTGCCGGAGTATGAGACCGTTTCCCATTTCGGAGCGCTCAACAAGGTGGACGATCTCCGCGCCATTGTCGAATCGAACCGCATCTGCAATAATTTGGGGTTGGACACCATCACGGCTGCCGCCACCCTGGCGGCCTGGGGCGAGATCAGGGGACAATTCCCCACGGCAGAGCAAATTCCCGGCCTGCTGGAGGATATGGCCCTGCGCCGCGGGGACGGCGAACTCCTGGCGCTTGGCTCCCGCAGCCTCGCGGAAACCATGGGACGGCCGGAACTTTCCATGAGCGTCAAGTCTCTGGAGTTGCCCGCCTACGATCCGCGCGGGGCCTACGGCATGGCACTGGCGTACTGCACCAGCAACCGGGGCGGCTGCCACCTGCGGGCTTATCCCATTTCCCATGAGATTCTACGCAAGCCGGTGCCCACCGACCGTTTCTCCTTTTCCGGCAAAGCCCGCATCATCACCATCGCCGAGGACACCAACGCCGCCGTGGATTCCCTGGTAGCCTGCAAGTTTTCCTTCTTCGGCGCCAGCTTGGAGGAATACGCCGAACTGTTGACCGCCACCACCGGCACCGAGTACTCCCCCCAGCGATTAAAGGAGATCGGCCGTCGTATCTGCCTGACCGAACGTTTCTATAACTGTGTCAACGGCTTCTCCCGCAAGAACGATTGCCTGCCGGAGCGTTTTTTCAGCGAACCGGGCACGAGCGGTGATGGCATACACATCCCCCCCATCGACCGGCAACGCTTTGAAGAAGAGTTGGACAAGTATTACCGCATCAGGGGGCTGAATGCCGATGGCTGCTTTGATGATGCAGGTTTCCTGGAAAAATTGCCATGA
- the shc gene encoding squalene--hopene cyclase: MNSNKYPISAALTSFNSETAAPASDSPKKTIAKVHHLPPSIWKKMVGDAKSPLDKAIERSRDFFFREQLPGGYWWAELESNVTIIAEYLMLFHFLGMVDKVRERKMAHYILSKQTEEGYWAIWHTGPGDLSTTIEAYFALKLAGYPADHPAMRKAREFILANGGIIKSRVFTKIFLALFGEFSWLGVPSMPIELMLLPNWAYFNVYELSSWARGTIIPLSVVMAERPVRKLPPWARVQELYVRPPRPTDYTFSKEDGILTWKNFFIGVDHLLKVYESSPIRPFKKKATSVAEQWILDHQEPTGDWGGIQPAMLNSILALNCLGYANDHPAVVKGLEALANFCIEDEDGLVLQSCISPVWDTALALVAMQEAGVPADHPALVKAAQWLLDLEVRRKGDWQVKAPELEPGGWAFEFLNDWYPDVDDSGFVMLSIKDIKVRDRKHKEQAIKRGIAWCLGMQSKNGGWGAFDKDNTKYLLNKIPFADLEALIDPPTADLTGRMLELMGNFNYSNNHPAAMHALSFLKKEQEPEGPWWGRWGVNYIYGTWSVLCGLQAIGEDMTQPYIKKAVNWFKSKQNMDGGWGEVCDSYFDRSLMGSGPSTPSQTGWALLALMAAGEVHSKTVTRGIDYLLNNQKQDGTWDEDAFTGTGFPKFFMIKYHIYRNCFPLTALGKYRRLIAEGGDRK; encoded by the coding sequence ATGAATTCAAATAAATACCCGATTTCCGCGGCACTGACATCTTTCAATTCGGAAACGGCTGCACCAGCTAGTGATTCCCCCAAAAAAACGATTGCCAAGGTACACCATCTGCCCCCTTCCATCTGGAAGAAGATGGTGGGCGATGCAAAAAGCCCGCTTGACAAGGCCATCGAACGGAGCCGTGATTTCTTTTTCCGGGAGCAGTTGCCGGGCGGTTACTGGTGGGCCGAATTGGAATCGAACGTCACCATCATCGCCGAATATCTCATGCTCTTCCACTTTCTGGGAATGGTGGACAAGGTGCGCGAGCGGAAGATGGCCCACTATATCCTCAGCAAGCAAACCGAGGAAGGATATTGGGCTATCTGGCACACCGGCCCCGGTGACCTCTCGACCACCATTGAAGCCTATTTTGCCTTGAAATTGGCGGGATACCCGGCAGATCACCCGGCCATGCGCAAGGCGCGGGAGTTCATCCTGGCCAATGGCGGCATCATCAAGTCGCGTGTTTTTACCAAGATATTCCTGGCGCTGTTCGGCGAGTTTTCCTGGCTTGGCGTTCCGTCGATGCCGATCGAGTTGATGCTCCTGCCCAACTGGGCCTATTTTAATGTCTACGAGCTGTCCAGTTGGGCACGGGGAACCATTATCCCGCTTTCGGTGGTCATGGCCGAGCGTCCGGTGCGCAAGCTGCCCCCTTGGGCGCGGGTACAGGAACTTTACGTCCGCCCGCCGCGGCCGACTGACTATACCTTCAGCAAAGAAGACGGCATTCTTACCTGGAAAAACTTTTTCATCGGCGTGGACCACCTGCTCAAGGTTTACGAGTCCAGCCCTATCCGGCCATTCAAGAAGAAGGCCACCTCCGTTGCCGAACAGTGGATACTTGATCATCAGGAGCCGACCGGCGATTGGGGCGGCATACAGCCGGCCATGCTCAATTCGATCCTGGCCCTGAACTGCCTGGGCTACGCCAACGATCATCCTGCTGTTGTCAAAGGGCTTGAAGCCCTGGCCAACTTCTGTATCGAAGACGAAGATGGCTTGGTGCTGCAATCGTGCATATCGCCGGTCTGGGATACCGCACTGGCACTTGTCGCCATGCAGGAGGCCGGTGTCCCCGCCGATCACCCGGCTCTGGTCAAGGCAGCCCAATGGCTGCTGGATCTTGAGGTGCGCCGTAAGGGGGACTGGCAGGTCAAGGCCCCCGAACTGGAGCCGGGCGGGTGGGCCTTCGAGTTCCTCAACGACTGGTATCCGGATGTTGACGACTCCGGTTTTGTCATGCTGTCAATCAAGGACATCAAGGTCCGGGATCGCAAACATAAGGAGCAGGCTATCAAGCGCGGCATTGCCTGGTGTCTGGGGATGCAAAGCAAGAATGGCGGGTGGGGAGCTTTCGATAAGGACAATACGAAATACCTGCTGAACAAAATTCCCTTCGCTGACCTGGAAGCCCTGATTGACCCGCCTACTGCCGACTTGACCGGTCGTATGCTGGAGTTGATGGGTAACTTTAACTATTCCAATAATCATCCGGCGGCCATGCACGCCCTATCATTCCTGAAGAAGGAACAAGAACCGGAAGGCCCATGGTGGGGCCGCTGGGGGGTCAACTACATCTACGGCACCTGGTCGGTGTTGTGCGGATTGCAAGCCATCGGCGAGGATATGACCCAGCCGTATATCAAAAAAGCGGTCAACTGGTTCAAGTCCAAGCAGAACATGGATGGCGGATGGGGAGAGGTCTGCGACTCCTACTTCGACCGATCTCTGATGGGCAGCGGTCCGAGCACCCCTTCTCAGACAGGGTGGGCGCTACTGGCTCTTATGGCTGCTGGGGAAGTCCATTCCAAAACAGTGACCCGTGGCATTGACTACCTGTTGAACAACCAGAAACAGGACGGAACCTGGGACGAAGACGCCTTCACCGGTACCGGGTTTCCCAAGTTTTTCATGATCAAGTACCACATTTACCGTAATTGTTTCCCGCTGACAGCGCTGGGCAAGTACCGTCGCCTGATCGCGGAAGGCGGGGATAGGAAATAG
- the yhbY gene encoding ribosome assembly RNA-binding protein YhbY, giving the protein MLSGKQKRHLRALGHSLKPVIHIGKKEIEDALIKEANAALDCHELIKVKLQESCLLDKNEAADILAGSCNADIAQVLGRTFLLYRPATTPVIVLPKADKPAKAKQS; this is encoded by the coding sequence ATGTTGTCGGGAAAACAGAAACGCCACCTGCGCGCCCTCGGGCATAGCCTCAAACCGGTCATCCATATCGGGAAGAAGGAGATTGAAGATGCCTTGATCAAGGAAGCCAATGCGGCTTTGGACTGCCATGAGTTGATCAAGGTAAAACTGCAGGAGAGCTGCCTTCTGGACAAAAACGAGGCCGCCGACATACTGGCAGGGTCGTGCAATGCCGACATTGCCCAGGTATTGGGCAGAACTTTCCTGCTCTACCGACCGGCGACGACGCCGGTTATCGTCCTGCCGAAAGCGGACAAACCTGCCAAGGCAAAGCAGTCATGA
- a CDS encoding HAD family hydrolase, whose translation MTIRAALFDLDGTLVDSLDDLTDAVNHMLSGFGHPSLTASSVRRLVGKGAHNLVRRALETESEEAIARGIELFVDYNSAHVANKSLLYPGVREMLQRLAENGIRLVVISNKHEALCHLIMEALGIARLFEIICGGDTFPEMKPAPLPLLRVMERLGITAHEAIMIGDSINDIEAGQLAGVTTIGCTWGYGGAEDLAGADHRASAPHDVATILLNNGV comes from the coding sequence ATGACCATACGTGCGGCCCTGTTCGACCTGGACGGTACCTTGGTGGATTCGCTGGACGACCTGACCGATGCCGTTAACCACATGCTCTCCGGCTTCGGGCACCCTTCCCTGACAGCTTCCTCGGTGCGCCGACTGGTGGGCAAAGGAGCCCATAATCTGGTTCGGCGCGCGCTCGAAACCGAATCGGAGGAAGCTATCGCACGTGGTATCGAACTGTTCGTGGACTACAACAGCGCCCATGTGGCAAACAAAAGCCTACTTTATCCCGGCGTACGGGAGATGTTGCAGCGGCTGGCCGAAAACGGCATCCGCTTGGTGGTCATCTCCAACAAGCACGAGGCTCTCTGCCACCTGATCATGGAAGCGCTCGGTATAGCCCGGCTGTTTGAAATTATCTGCGGAGGAGACACCTTTCCGGAGATGAAGCCTGCTCCCCTACCCCTGCTCCGGGTTATGGAGCGCCTCGGCATTACCGCCCACGAAGCGATCATGATCGGGGACAGTATCAACGATATAGAAGCCGGCCAACTGGCAGGTGTTACCACGATTGGCTGCACCTGGGGCTACGGCGGGGCGGAGGATTTGGCGGGGGCCGATCATCGCGCCTCTGCGCCCCATGATGTGGCAACCATCCTGTTAAACAATGGTGTCTAA